The following are from one region of the Anaeropeptidivorans aminofermentans genome:
- a CDS encoding flagellar FlbD family protein, with amino-acid sequence MISITKLNESELIINCDLIEFIEATPDTTITMTTGRKVIAKESIDEIIDRIIDFKRKIHINQ; translated from the coding sequence ATGATTAGTATAACGAAGCTCAATGAATCCGAATTAATAATTAATTGTGATTTAATTGAATTTATCGAAGCCACACCGGATACGACAATAACTATGACCACAGGCAGAAAAGTAATAGCCAAAGAGTCCATAGATGAAATTATAGATAGAATCATTGACTTTAAAAGAAAGATACACATTAATCAATAG
- a CDS encoding motility protein A, whose protein sequence is MELGSLIGFIGGIIIIVIGMITSTENIADLSIFINAPSLLIVFGGTLAVLLISYPLSQALNGLKAIRLIFSVPKNDPESAIKNIIDLANLARREGILALEEKTNSMDDAFLKKGIMLIVDGTDPELVRSILETEITYIEARHAQVRNFWVDMSSFGPAWGMIGTVIGLILMLGNMDPDTLGSKMAVALITTFYGSVISNFVSLPVANKLKYYDTDETLIKEVLIEGMLSIQAGENPRIIEEKLKSFFPPNIRGNIESGRGGA, encoded by the coding sequence TTGGAACTTGGTTCTTTAATAGGGTTTATTGGAGGCATCATCATTATAGTCATAGGTATGATTACTTCAACAGAGAATATAGCGGACCTATCTATATTTATCAATGCTCCGTCTCTGCTTATTGTATTTGGCGGAACGCTTGCTGTACTGTTGATTTCTTATCCTCTGTCTCAGGCTCTCAACGGTTTAAAGGCCATTAGACTTATTTTTTCCGTTCCGAAAAATGACCCTGAATCTGCTATAAAAAACATTATAGATTTGGCTAACCTTGCCAGGCGAGAAGGTATCCTTGCCCTTGAAGAAAAAACCAATTCAATGGACGATGCGTTTCTTAAAAAAGGCATTATGTTAATTGTAGACGGAACAGACCCGGAGCTTGTCCGCTCTATTCTTGAGACAGAAATTACATATATAGAAGCAAGGCATGCTCAGGTAAGAAATTTCTGGGTTGATATGTCAAGCTTTGGTCCTGCTTGGGGAATGATTGGTACGGTTATAGGGTTAATTCTTATGCTTGGGAATATGGACCCGGATACGCTGGGCTCTAAAATGGCGGTTGCCCTTATCACTACATTTTACGGCTCGGTTATATCTAACTTTGTAAGCCTTCCTGTTGCCAACAAGCTGAAGTACTACGATACAGATGAAACCCTTATTAAAGAGGTTCTCATAGAAGGAATGCTGTCTATACAGGCTGGAGAAAACCCCAGAATTATTGAAGAAAAACTTAAATCTTTCTTCCCGCCAAATATTAGAGGAAATATAGAAAGCGGAAGAGGTGGGGCATAA
- a CDS encoding OmpA/MotB family protein, whose protein sequence is MARPKKSADATAGNWIVTYSDLMTLLLCFFVMLYASAGSGMSGGDAGILRRISASVGSSIGIPMLDNNSGFSVGSLLGSGITYMPSLSEEAQSAKDAYEKSQQDIKNMTTNFKTYFADKEQLSDHVEIEAGSTYVKLSFKEGILFDKGSAQLKRSAIDILDLVSAELKNYPENAINIEGHTDSDPINTAKYKDNWALSFDRAAEVGRYFINEKGIDPRRVVAIGYGEHAPLAPNDTEANKAKNRRVEIKITSDSFSEQ, encoded by the coding sequence ATGGCAAGACCTAAAAAGTCGGCAGATGCTACTGCAGGTAACTGGATTGTTACATATTCCGACCTTATGACGCTATTGTTATGCTTTTTTGTTATGCTTTATGCCAGTGCCGGCTCAGGCATGAGCGGGGGCGATGCGGGCATTTTAAGGCGAATATCTGCTTCTGTGGGAAGCAGCATAGGTATTCCCATGCTTGATAATAATTCAGGCTTTTCTGTGGGAAGCCTTCTCGGAAGCGGCATTACATATATGCCAAGTCTTTCAGAAGAGGCGCAGAGTGCCAAAGATGCTTATGAAAAAAGCCAGCAGGATATTAAAAATATGACGACGAATTTTAAAACGTATTTTGCGGATAAGGAGCAGCTTTCCGACCATGTGGAAATAGAGGCCGGAAGCACTTATGTAAAACTTAGCTTCAAAGAAGGCATTCTCTTTGATAAGGGAAGCGCCCAGCTTAAAAGGTCGGCTATTGATATTTTGGACCTTGTAAGTGCCGAGCTTAAAAATTATCCTGAAAATGCAATAAATATAGAAGGCCATACAGACAGCGACCCTATAAACACAGCTAAATATAAAGACAATTGGGCGTTATCCTTCGACAGGGCCGCCGAGGTTGGAAGATATTTTATAAATGAAAAAGGAATTGATCCAAGGAGAGTTGTTGCTATAGGTTACGGCGAGCATGCTCCTTTAGCTCCAAACGATACTGAAGCAAACAAAGCCAAAAACAGGAGAGTTGAAATAAAGATTACAAGTGACAGCTTTTCTGAACAATAA
- a CDS encoding flagellar basal body-associated FliL family protein, with protein sequence MEKNKKMMIVIIALLVVLLAVIIGFAVFTFRMIGSNKSEAQEKVQMAPDTSILQSENVGFTTPLNVNLKKGADGAEHAISINVTIVMDSSGKDDGELITKIKDSEYIIRDVTLTVLRNKTIDEIRDEDSMDIIKQEILTRLQEEFKTNIIYKVYLDNYFSA encoded by the coding sequence ATGGAGAAGAACAAGAAAATGATGATTGTTATAATAGCCTTGCTTGTAGTTTTGCTGGCTGTTATCATAGGCTTTGCCGTTTTTACATTTAGAATGATAGGCTCCAATAAATCGGAGGCTCAGGAAAAGGTTCAGATGGCGCCCGATACCTCTATTTTACAAAGTGAAAATGTAGGATTTACAACACCTCTTAATGTAAACCTTAAAAAAGGCGCAGACGGCGCAGAGCATGCCATAAGCATAAATGTTACCATCGTTATGGATTCTTCAGGAAAGGATGATGGAGAGCTTATAACGAAAATTAAGGATTCAGAATATATCATAAGAGACGTTACCCTAACGGTTTTACGGAATAAAACGATAGATGAAATAAGAGACGAAGATTCTATGGACATTATAAAACAGGAAATACTTACAAGACTTCAAGAAGAGTTTAAAACGAATATAATATATAAGGTGTACCTGGATAATTACTTCAGCGCATAA
- the fliM gene encoding flagellar motor switch protein FliM: MSDILSQGEIDNLLSALTSGDTPIALKEEIGFNEIKAYDFKNPSKFSKEQLRTLEIIFDNLSRLLTSYLTGYLRTNVSIEVLTSEQITYNNFTNSLSNPTIIAIADFEPFKGSIVLELSMNLGYAIIDRILGGPGYPMNESRDLSDIEKTLLERVFAQILYYMRESWANVAEITPKFDKIETNVQFAQVLPPNEVTALITLEFKVGGSTGFLNFCIPHVVVEPIMQKLNSTNWFTTIKDEEKGSLYKEHLETSLENARVNVSAIVGKTTVTVRDFINLQEGDVLLLDSYVNSEVSVKVGNLVKFYAKPGISRGKNAIQITSIRGKEE, encoded by the coding sequence ATGAGTGACATTTTATCACAGGGTGAAATAGACAATTTATTGAGCGCTTTAACCAGCGGTGACACTCCTATTGCTCTTAAGGAGGAAATTGGGTTCAATGAAATAAAGGCCTATGATTTTAAAAATCCTTCAAAATTCAGTAAGGAGCAGCTCAGAACCCTTGAAATTATATTTGATAATCTTTCAAGGCTTTTAACGAGCTATCTTACAGGGTATTTGAGGACAAATGTGTCTATTGAGGTTTTGACCTCAGAGCAGATAACCTATAACAATTTCACCAACTCCTTAAGCAATCCCACCATTATCGCCATAGCTGATTTTGAACCCTTCAAAGGCTCTATAGTGCTTGAATTGTCAATGAATCTGGGCTATGCTATAATAGATAGAATATTGGGTGGGCCGGGATATCCCATGAATGAAAGCAGGGACCTTTCGGATATAGAAAAGACCCTTCTCGAACGGGTTTTTGCTCAGATACTTTACTACATGAGAGAATCATGGGCAAATGTAGCTGAAATAACACCTAAGTTTGATAAGATAGAGACGAATGTGCAGTTTGCTCAGGTTTTGCCTCCAAATGAAGTGACAGCTCTTATTACCTTAGAATTTAAAGTAGGGGGCAGCACAGGTTTTCTTAACTTTTGCATACCTCATGTAGTAGTAGAGCCTATTATGCAAAAGCTCAATTCTACCAACTGGTTCACCACCATAAAGGACGAGGAAAAAGGCTCTTTATATAAGGAACACCTTGAGACAAGCCTTGAGAATGCCCGTGTCAATGTATCTGCAATCGTCGGGAAGACAACTGTAACCGTTAGAGATTTTATAAATCTTCAGGAAGGCGATGTTTTGCTTTTAGATTCCTATGTAAATTCAGAAGTAAGCGTCAAGGTAGGAAATCTGGTTAAATTTTATGCAAAGCCCGGTATAAGCAGGGGGAAAAATGCCATACAAATAACATCAATTAGAGGGAAGGAGGAGTAG
- the fliY gene encoding flagellar motor switch phosphatase FliY — protein sequence MADMLSQEEINALLGSAEINDMINKNTEETVPAKPKVLSEEQIDIIGEVGNINMGTAATTLSALLNQKVTITTPTVEMLNWDEISDMYDRPCVGVKIDYTKGIEGTTILLLEIKDVKIISDLMMGGTGEVSDDLELTDIDLSAIGEAMNQMIGSGSTSLASLTKTTIDIATPRAFRLDFNDQTFFDDLEASKKETVVTSFFKMKIGNLIDSVMMQAMPLEFAKSMVETMKGNYSEAHLEEPVPVIEEPAPKPQAPAVDPFVKEAEPPMETRPYRPEPEPKPYQNVSARPVEFQSFDYSGRSSARENIDMLMDVPLEVVVELGKTSKTIEQILEFSPGMVIELDKLAGEPIDILVNGKYIAKGEVVVIDENFAIRVTSIVNSDLRI from the coding sequence ATGGCAGACATGCTTTCACAGGAAGAAATAAACGCGCTGCTTGGAAGCGCCGAAATAAATGACATGATAAATAAAAATACCGAGGAAACGGTCCCAGCGAAGCCGAAGGTTTTATCTGAAGAGCAAATCGACATAATAGGTGAAGTAGGAAACATCAATATGGGTACGGCCGCCACTACTCTGTCTGCGCTGCTTAACCAGAAAGTAACAATAACCACCCCCACGGTAGAAATGCTCAATTGGGACGAAATTTCAGATATGTACGACAGGCCTTGTGTGGGTGTTAAAATAGACTATACAAAGGGTATAGAAGGCACTACGATTCTCCTTCTGGAAATAAAAGACGTAAAGATTATATCAGACCTTATGATGGGTGGCACAGGAGAAGTAAGCGACGACCTTGAACTAACGGACATCGATTTAAGTGCCATAGGAGAGGCCATGAACCAAATGATAGGCTCCGGTTCAACTTCTCTTGCGTCACTTACAAAAACTACCATAGATATAGCGACTCCAAGGGCTTTCAGACTGGATTTTAATGATCAGACTTTTTTTGACGATTTAGAGGCGAGTAAGAAAGAAACGGTTGTAACATCATTTTTCAAGATGAAAATCGGCAATCTGATAGATAGTGTTATGATGCAGGCAATGCCTCTTGAATTCGCTAAAAGCATGGTTGAAACTATGAAGGGAAATTATTCCGAGGCGCACCTGGAAGAGCCGGTGCCGGTGATAGAAGAACCTGCACCTAAGCCACAAGCTCCCGCAGTAGACCCTTTTGTCAAGGAGGCTGAACCACCAATGGAAACTAGGCCATATAGACCTGAACCTGAACCGAAACCTTACCAGAATGTAAGTGCAAGACCAGTAGAATTCCAAAGCTTTGATTATAGCGGCAGATCTTCTGCAAGAGAAAATATAGACATGCTTATGGACGTTCCCCTTGAGGTTGTGGTTGAACTGGGAAAAACCAGCAAGACCATCGAGCAGATTCTTGAATTTTCTCCGGGAATGGTAATAGAGCTTGATAAGCTTGCAGGGGAGCCGATAGACATTTTGGTTAACGGCAAATACATAGCCAAAGGCGAGGTTGTAGTAATAGATGAAAACTTTGCAATCAGAGTAACATCGATTGTAAACAGTGACTTAAGAATATAA
- a CDS encoding response regulator — protein sequence MSDKTILLVDDAAFMRMMLKDILTKNGYSVVGEAENGIKAIEKFKELKPDLTILDITMPEMDGIQAAKGIRAADPNAVIIMCSAMGQQSMVIDSIQAGARDFIVKPFQPSRVIEAVQKVIG from the coding sequence ATGTCTGATAAGACTATTTTGTTGGTTGACGATGCAGCCTTTATGAGAATGATGCTTAAAGATATTTTGACTAAAAACGGTTACAGCGTTGTAGGCGAAGCGGAAAATGGTATAAAAGCCATAGAAAAGTTTAAAGAGCTTAAGCCCGACCTTACAATACTCGACATTACAATGCCTGAAATGGACGGAATACAGGCAGCAAAGGGCATAAGAGCTGCCGATCCCAACGCTGTTATCATAATGTGTTCTGCAATGGGCCAGCAGTCAATGGTTATTGACAGTATACAGGCAGGAGCAAGAGACTTCATCGTTAAGCCCTTCCAGCCCAGCAGGGTTATTGAAGCCGTTCAAAAGGTTATAGGATAG
- a CDS encoding FliO/MopB family protein, whose product MLYLNASSINGGWSMFSMIAQLFFILLVFAAVVALAIFSTKWVASAKYIKRGNNNLQLMDSMSIGYQSAVHLLKCGKKYVLIGVTKEKITMLTEVQPDELEIAEKPQGRQKAHFEKYLGSFIKTDGIRKDDDKND is encoded by the coding sequence ATGCTGTATTTAAATGCGAGCTCGATTAACGGCGGCTGGTCTATGTTTTCAATGATAGCCCAGCTTTTTTTCATATTGTTGGTATTTGCAGCGGTAGTGGCTTTGGCGATTTTTTCCACGAAATGGGTTGCTTCCGCCAAATATATAAAAAGAGGGAACAATAATCTTCAGCTTATGGACTCTATGAGCATAGGCTATCAGTCTGCTGTCCATCTTTTAAAATGCGGAAAGAAATATGTACTCATAGGCGTTACGAAAGAAAAGATTACAATGCTTACAGAAGTTCAGCCTGATGAGCTTGAAATAGCCGAAAAGCCTCAGGGAAGGCAAAAGGCTCATTTTGAAAAATATCTCGGAAGCTTCATAAAGACAGACGGTATCAGGAAAGATGATGATAAAAATGACTAG
- the fliP gene encoding flagellar type III secretion system pore protein FliP (The bacterial flagellar biogenesis protein FliP forms a type III secretion system (T3SS)-type pore required for flagellar assembly.): MTRKGFRQIILLIVFAIMFSTANKSLAYASSGNIVEMPRLILDFGSGSGETDEAPASDSIQLLFLITIIALAPSLLVMLTSFTRIIIVLHFVRSALGTQQMPPNQILVGIALFLTLFIMGPVFTEVNETALKPYGAKEITQQEMVERAMVPIREFMFNQVEDKDLGLFVELSGEEYASIEEIPNKVLIPSFILGELSKGFIFGFFIYIPFIVIDMVVASILMAMGMMMLPPAMISLPFKILLFILVDGWAYIIEILAMSFRT, translated from the coding sequence ATGACTAGAAAAGGATTCAGGCAGATAATCTTACTTATCGTATTTGCCATTATGTTTTCTACGGCAAATAAAAGCCTTGCATATGCATCCTCTGGAAATATTGTTGAGATGCCAAGGCTTATTTTGGATTTTGGAAGCGGCTCCGGCGAGACGGACGAAGCGCCTGCCTCCGACTCAATTCAGCTGCTTTTTTTAATTACCATCATAGCCCTTGCCCCGTCTCTTCTTGTAATGCTTACTTCTTTTACAAGAATCATTATTGTTCTCCATTTTGTTCGTTCGGCCCTCGGAACCCAGCAGATGCCCCCCAATCAGATTTTAGTGGGCATAGCCTTGTTTCTTACCTTGTTTATTATGGGCCCTGTTTTTACAGAGGTTAATGAAACTGCTCTAAAGCCCTACGGAGCAAAGGAAATTACCCAGCAGGAAATGGTTGAAAGAGCAATGGTTCCCATAAGGGAATTTATGTTTAATCAGGTAGAGGATAAGGATTTAGGGCTTTTTGTGGAGCTTTCCGGCGAGGAATATGCTTCAATAGAAGAAATCCCCAATAAGGTTTTAATTCCGTCTTTTATTTTAGGTGAGCTTTCAAAGGGATTTATATTCGGTTTTTTCATTTATATTCCTTTTATCGTAATTGATATGGTGGTAGCTTCTATCCTTATGGCTATGGGTATGATGATGCTTCCGCCGGCCATGATAAGCCTTCCCTTTAAGATACTCCTTTTTATTCTTGTGGACGGCTGGGCCTATATTATAGAAATTCTTGCTATGAGCTTTAGGACTTAG
- the fliQ gene encoding flagellar biosynthesis protein FliQ codes for MTQDAVIDIIQQAVMTVILVSAPPLLMGLGVGVLVSIFQTITSIQEPTLAFVPKILAVLLSLIIFGYFMLTTLQDYVMNLFQMIPTYLTG; via the coding sequence ATGACTCAAGATGCTGTAATAGATATCATTCAGCAAGCAGTTATGACAGTTATTTTAGTTTCAGCGCCGCCTCTTTTAATGGGCCTTGGGGTAGGGGTTCTGGTGAGTATTTTCCAGACCATAACTTCAATTCAGGAGCCTACCTTGGCATTTGTTCCTAAAATACTTGCAGTTTTATTATCTCTTATTATTTTTGGATATTTTATGCTTACGACGCTTCAGGATTATGTGATGAATCTCTTTCAAATGATTCCTACGTATCTGACAGGCTGA
- the fliR gene encoding flagellar biosynthetic protein FliR produces the protein MGFEYMVNSIFFTDFFNNIDILMVILVRLTGFFILLPIFSGTTIPNTAKIAFILPLGIMIYSGGAVTEISYDSNTAGLVFLLIKEFMVGLTLSFAVYTIFMTLFMAGQFMDYQIGFSMVSIFDPVTQIQVPITGNFLYMLIILLLVRTGGLHAFIGVIFKSFEVLPVGTAEIFSNKFIASYMLSLLTDYFSLGVQIAMPIVGAIFIVDISLGLLVKAAPQMNVFVVGMPIKLLIGLYILYYIIPVFAGVYDHLFEQSYKAVINIMGGLSP, from the coding sequence ATGGGTTTTGAGTATATGGTAAACAGTATTTTCTTTACGGATTTCTTTAATAATATTGATATTTTAATGGTTATTCTGGTTAGGCTTACGGGGTTTTTTATCCTTCTTCCTATTTTTTCGGGAACGACTATACCCAATACCGCTAAAATAGCCTTTATTCTGCCTTTGGGGATTATGATATATTCCGGCGGAGCAGTTACGGAAATATCATATGATTCAAATACGGCAGGTCTTGTTTTCCTTCTCATTAAGGAATTTATGGTGGGGCTTACGCTATCTTTTGCCGTATATACCATATTTATGACCCTTTTTATGGCAGGCCAATTTATGGACTATCAGATTGGCTTTTCCATGGTAAGCATTTTTGACCCTGTTACGCAAATACAGGTTCCCATTACAGGTAATTTCCTATATATGCTTATTATACTGCTTCTTGTAAGAACAGGAGGTCTCCATGCCTTTATAGGGGTAATATTTAAAAGCTTTGAGGTACTCCCTGTGGGAACAGCAGAAATTTTCAGCAATAAATTCATAGCATCCTATATGCTAAGCCTTTTGACAGATTATTTTTCTCTCGGGGTTCAAATAGCCATGCCCATTGTAGGAGCGATATTCATCGTTGATATATCTTTAGGGCTTCTTGTTAAGGCGGCGCCCCAGATGAATGTTTTCGTTGTAGGTATGCCTATAAAGCTTTTGATAGGGCTTTATATTCTTTATTATATCATCCCGGTTTTTGCCGGGGTTTACGACCATTTATTTGAGCAGTCTTATAAGGCTGTTATCAATATCATGGGAGGACTGAGCCCTTAA
- the flhB gene encoding flagellar biosynthesis protein FlhB: protein MTDTDCSKVPSPMKIKDTSKAEYHTPTLKMRLSFFAEGAGGEKTEAPTPKRRKKAREEGQVAMSPEVGTAFLYIVIFTAIKSFMPSVFKNIQEVFYISLDKIQDFSKAPDVKYAVDLINFMFLRIIIIALPLLLVALVVGLICNFLQVGWNPTLKPMQPKFSKLNPIAGIKRMFSFRAIVNFLKSILKLGIIGYVIIDKLSKEMDSIPNIINLSLMESVIYIGGIASDLGVTVGVWFLIIAALDFSYQKFKHEKDLKMSKYEIKQEYKESEGDPQIKGKIRRRMQEASMRRMMQAVPTADVIITNPTHYAVAISYDREGQKAPLVVAKGVDYVAQRIKEKAKEADIEIVENRELARALYSLVDIGKEIPPELYQAVAEILAFVYKLKNKI, encoded by the coding sequence ATGACAGATACAGATTGCAGCAAAGTCCCTTCTCCTATGAAAATTAAAGATACCAGTAAAGCAGAGTATCATACACCAACTTTGAAAATGAGGCTTTCCTTCTTCGCAGAAGGAGCCGGCGGAGAAAAAACCGAGGCCCCCACCCCGAAACGCCGTAAAAAGGCAAGGGAGGAAGGGCAGGTGGCCATGAGTCCGGAAGTCGGCACAGCCTTTCTATATATTGTTATTTTTACAGCAATAAAGAGCTTCATGCCTTCTGTATTTAAGAATATACAGGAAGTCTTTTATATTTCCCTGGATAAAATTCAGGATTTTTCCAAGGCGCCCGATGTAAAATACGCAGTAGACCTTATTAACTTTATGTTTTTAAGGATTATCATTATTGCGCTGCCGCTTCTTTTAGTGGCTTTGGTTGTAGGGCTTATATGCAATTTCCTTCAGGTCGGATGGAATCCTACCTTAAAGCCCATGCAGCCGAAGTTTTCAAAGCTTAACCCTATCGCAGGAATAAAGCGTATGTTTTCCTTCAGGGCAATTGTAAACTTCCTGAAATCCATATTAAAGCTTGGTATCATAGGATATGTAATTATTGATAAGCTTAGCAAGGAAATGGATTCAATACCTAATATAATCAATTTAAGCCTTATGGAGTCAGTCATTTACATAGGGGGCATTGCTTCAGACCTTGGCGTCACCGTAGGGGTATGGTTTCTTATCATAGCGGCTCTTGATTTTTCCTATCAGAAGTTTAAACACGAAAAGGACCTTAAAATGTCCAAATACGAGATTAAACAGGAATATAAGGAAAGCGAAGGAGACCCCCAGATAAAAGGTAAAATCAGAAGGCGTATGCAGGAAGCTTCCATGAGAAGAATGATGCAGGCCGTTCCTACGGCAGATGTAATCATAACAAACCCTACCCATTACGCCGTAGCCATTTCCTATGACAGAGAAGGGCAGAAGGCCCCTTTGGTCGTTGCCAAGGGTGTAGACTATGTAGCCCAACGAATTAAGGAAAAGGCTAAGGAAGCAGATATTGAAATCGTTGAAAACAGAGAACTTGCGAGAGCGCTATACTCGCTTGTTGATATAGGCAAGGAAATACCGCCGGAGCTTTATCAGGCCGTTGCGGAAATACTTGCTTTTGTATATAAGCTTAAAAACAAGATTTAG
- the flhA gene encoding flagellar biosynthesis protein FlhA, with the protein MKPRDAIIGIAVISIIAIMMIPLPIEMMDFLLMINIGIALIVLLDALYSNDPLQMSFFPTILLIITIFRLALSISTTRLILGKGYAGKVVEAFGNFVAGNNLILGLIMFLILVIVNFLVITKGSERVSEVTARFTLDAMPGKQMAIDADLNTGLIDEDEARSRRKKIQDESNFYGAMDGASKFVKNDAIAGLIITFINLIGGIAMGVLGYASEDGARMSFGEAAQVFSLMTIGDGLVTQIPALCISTAMGLLVTKANTDEKISVALGRQLFGQPIALIIAGFVMIGFGIFTPMPTYLFIPFGIFLIICGYQMDRSNKIKSVSEEIIASDDEAEEIRRPENVVSLLNVDPILLAFGYGLIPLVDSSQGGDLLDRVVMIRRQIALELGAIVPIIRLRDDIKINPNEYRILIKGVEVAKGDILFDHYMAMNPGYVEEEIDGIETVEPYLGLPALWISESQRERAEAYGYTVVDAPAIIATHLTEVIRDNLHELISRQDVQTLIENVKESNPVLIDELVPKLMSVGDIQKVLANLLKESISIRDLVSILETLANYATVTRDIDLLTEYVRQALRRAISQKFFDSEMNTVITLDPELEQEIMSNIQTTEQGSYIALDPSMTQKIFDSLNSQVSKLASMGLQPIILTSPIVRTYFKRLIEQTMPELIVLSYNELEPNIDIQSIGMVSV; encoded by the coding sequence TTGAAACCTAGAGACGCCATAATCGGTATTGCCGTTATTTCGATTATAGCCATAATGATGATTCCACTTCCCATAGAGATGATGGACTTTTTGCTGATGATTAATATCGGTATCGCTCTTATTGTGCTTTTAGATGCCCTTTATTCGAATGACCCTCTGCAAATGTCCTTTTTCCCGACGATTCTTTTGATTATAACGATATTCAGGCTTGCTCTGAGTATCAGTACAACAAGGCTTATCCTTGGAAAAGGCTATGCAGGCAAGGTCGTTGAGGCCTTCGGCAATTTCGTTGCCGGAAATAATCTAATTTTAGGGCTTATTATGTTCCTGATTCTTGTAATCGTAAACTTTCTTGTTATTACGAAAGGCTCTGAGCGGGTATCGGAAGTTACTGCAAGGTTTACCCTTGATGCTATGCCCGGAAAGCAGATGGCTATCGATGCCGACTTAAATACAGGTCTTATTGACGAGGACGAAGCAAGGTCAAGAAGAAAGAAAATACAGGACGAGTCTAATTTTTACGGCGCTATGGACGGTGCCAGTAAATTTGTTAAAAATGATGCTATTGCAGGTCTTATTATAACCTTTATAAACCTCATCGGCGGCATTGCCATGGGGGTTTTAGGCTATGCCAGTGAAGACGGAGCGAGAATGAGCTTTGGTGAAGCCGCTCAGGTGTTTTCCCTTATGACCATAGGAGACGGCCTTGTAACCCAGATTCCTGCCCTTTGTATTTCAACGGCAATGGGTCTTTTGGTTACCAAGGCAAATACCGATGAAAAGATCAGCGTGGCCCTTGGCAGGCAGCTTTTTGGCCAGCCCATAGCCCTGATTATCGCCGGATTTGTTATGATAGGTTTCGGCATATTTACCCCGATGCCTACGTATCTTTTCATACCCTTCGGCATATTTTTAATCATATGCGGTTATCAAATGGACAGAAGCAATAAGATAAAGAGCGTAAGCGAAGAAATCATTGCTTCCGATGACGAAGCGGAAGAAATAAGAAGGCCGGAAAACGTCGTAAGCCTTTTAAATGTAGACCCGATACTTTTAGCTTTTGGATACGGTTTGATTCCTCTTGTGGATTCCAGCCAGGGAGGAGACCTTCTCGACAGGGTTGTAATGATCAGGCGCCAAATTGCTTTGGAGCTTGGAGCCATTGTTCCTATTATACGCCTAAGAGACGATATAAAAATCAACCCCAACGAATACAGGATACTGATAAAAGGCGTTGAGGTCGCCAAGGGGGATATCTTATTTGACCATTATATGGCCATGAATCCCGGATATGTGGAAGAAGAAATTGACGGAATCGAAACGGTGGAGCCTTATCTTGGCCTTCCCGCATTATGGATAAGCGAAAGCCAGAGAGAAAGGGCGGAAGCCTACGGATATACGGTAGTAGATGCCCCGGCGATTATTGCTACCCATCTTACGGAAGTCATCAGGGATAATCTTCATGAGCTTATTTCAAGGCAGGACGTTCAAACACTGATTGAAAATGTGAAAGAAAGCAATCCCGTCCTTATTGACGAGCTTGTGCCTAAGCTTATGTCTGTGGGGGATATTCAGAAGGTTCTTGCAAACCTTTTAAAGGAATCCATATCCATAAGGGATTTGGTAAGCATATTAGAGACTTTGGCAAATTACGCCACCGTTACAAGAGATATAGACCTTCTTACGGAATATGTAAGGCAGGCCCTTAGAAGAGCCATTTCACAGAAGTTTTTCGACAGTGAAATGAATACGGTTATAACCCTTGACCCAGAGCTTGAGCAGGAGATTATGTCCAATATTCAGACGACAGAGCAGGGCTCTTATATCGCGCTTGACCCTTCCATGACCCAGAAAATATTCGACAGCCTTAATTCTCAGGTTTCAAAGCTTGCTTCCATGGGGCTTCAGCCTATAATTTTAACGTCGCCTATTGTAAGAACGTATTTTAAACGCCTTATAGAGCAAACGATGCCGGAGCTTATTGTTTTAAGCTATAATGAGCTTGAGCCAAACATTGATATACAATCCATAGGGATGGTGAGCGTATAG